A window of Amycolatopsis australiensis contains these coding sequences:
- a CDS encoding cytochrome P450, with product MTATTDTPRLPFERPNVLEIAPLFEVLRRQGPVVPVTTPTGDPAWLVTGFEQVRAVFTDPRFGRSHPAPEQASALSDAAILSRPQGDHETEHHTHARMRKMLVPAFSANRIRRLAGHVQELAEGCYAAMERARRAGGPVDLHEHLSFPLPVLVICELLGVPSADRDTFRVLSERMGRMDIGDGADAALDEFAAYMARLAADKRREPGQDVVSDLVRAQAEEPAFGDDDLARLAAGLLFAGHETTSNRIDLGVLYLLTDLARRDALAADPEGQVHGVVEEILRLAAPGGLGVLRYAHDDVELGGVTIARGDAVVLALGAANRDPSVFPDAAEFDPGRKPNAHVAFAYGGWFCIGASLARTELRVVFGSLFRRFPGLRLAVPVDELAIRTNRVTGGVDRVPVLW from the coding sequence ATGACCGCGACCACGGACACTCCGCGCCTGCCGTTCGAGCGGCCGAACGTCCTGGAGATCGCCCCGCTGTTCGAGGTGCTGCGCCGGCAGGGGCCGGTCGTGCCGGTGACCACCCCCACCGGGGACCCGGCCTGGCTGGTCACCGGGTTCGAGCAGGTCCGCGCCGTGTTCACCGACCCGCGGTTCGGCCGCTCGCACCCGGCGCCCGAGCAGGCGTCGGCGCTGTCGGACGCCGCCATCCTCAGCCGTCCGCAGGGCGACCACGAGACCGAGCACCACACGCACGCCCGGATGCGGAAGATGCTCGTGCCCGCGTTCTCCGCCAACCGGATCCGGCGGCTCGCCGGGCACGTCCAGGAGCTGGCCGAGGGCTGCTACGCCGCCATGGAGCGCGCGCGACGCGCGGGCGGGCCGGTCGACCTGCACGAACACCTGTCGTTCCCGCTGCCGGTGCTGGTGATCTGCGAACTGCTCGGCGTCCCGTCCGCGGACCGCGACACGTTCCGCGTGCTGTCGGAGCGGATGGGCCGGATGGACATCGGCGACGGCGCCGACGCCGCGCTCGACGAGTTCGCCGCCTACATGGCCCGCCTCGCGGCGGACAAGCGGCGCGAGCCCGGCCAGGACGTCGTCTCGGACCTCGTCCGCGCCCAGGCCGAGGAGCCGGCCTTCGGCGACGACGACCTCGCCCGCCTCGCCGCCGGCCTGCTGTTCGCCGGCCACGAGACGACGTCCAACCGGATCGACCTCGGCGTGCTCTACCTGCTCACCGACCTCGCCCGGCGCGACGCGCTGGCCGCCGACCCCGAGGGGCAGGTCCACGGCGTCGTCGAAGAGATCCTGCGGCTGGCCGCGCCGGGCGGCCTGGGCGTCCTGCGGTACGCCCACGACGACGTCGAGCTCGGCGGCGTGACGATCGCCCGCGGCGACGCGGTCGTCCTGGCGCTCGGGGCGGCGAACCGGGACCCGTCGGTGTTCCCGGACGCGGCGGAGTTCGACCCGGGCCGCAAGCCCAACGCGCACGTGGCGTTCGCCTACGGCGGCTGGTTCTGCATCGGCGCGAGCCTCGCCCGCACCGAGCTGCGCGTCGTGTTCGGCTCGCTGTTCCGCCGGTTCCCCGGGCTGCGGCTGGCCGTGCCGGTCGATGAACTGGCGATCCGGACGAACCGTGTCACCGGGGGAGTGGACCGCGTGCCCGTCCTCTGGTAG
- a CDS encoding aspartate aminotransferase family protein, with protein sequence MTTTADLASADAAGLARAAHSNLWMHFTRHSAYDETDVPVIVRGDGPYIWDARGKRYLDGLAGLFAVQVGHGREELAEAAARQTKQLAYFPLWGHAHPAAIELASRLAEASPGDLNRVFFTVSGGESVETAWKLAKQYFKLAGKPGKHKVISRALAYHGTSQGALSITGIPGAKADFEPLVPSTLRVPNTNFYRATEHADDYAAYGRWAADQIEQAIEFEGADTVAAVFLEPVQNTGGCFVPPPGYFARVREICDKHDVLLVSDEVICAFGRVGHDFAAKRYGYQPDIITTAKGLTSGYAPLGAVLASERLMEPFTRGATTFMHGSTYGGHPVSCAVALANLDLIAREDLYGHVLSRETAFRSTLDKLLDLPIVGDVRGAGFFYGIELVKDKATKETFSAAESERVLRGFLSEALFDAGLYCRADDRAEPVVQLSPPLVCDQAQFDEMEQILRDTLTRAWQLL encoded by the coding sequence ATGACCACTACCGCCGACCTCGCCTCCGCCGACGCTGCCGGGCTCGCCCGTGCCGCCCACAGCAACCTCTGGATGCACTTCACCCGCCACTCCGCCTACGACGAGACCGACGTCCCGGTGATCGTGCGCGGCGACGGCCCGTACATCTGGGACGCCCGCGGGAAGCGCTATCTCGACGGGCTCGCCGGTCTGTTCGCGGTCCAGGTCGGGCACGGCCGCGAGGAACTCGCCGAGGCCGCCGCGCGCCAGACGAAGCAGCTGGCGTACTTCCCGCTGTGGGGGCACGCGCACCCGGCGGCGATCGAGCTGGCTTCGCGGCTGGCCGAGGCGTCGCCGGGCGACCTGAACCGCGTTTTCTTCACCGTGAGCGGCGGCGAATCGGTCGAAACGGCGTGGAAGCTCGCCAAGCAGTACTTCAAGCTCGCCGGGAAGCCGGGCAAGCACAAGGTGATCAGCCGCGCACTGGCCTACCACGGCACCTCGCAGGGTGCGCTGTCGATCACCGGCATCCCCGGGGCGAAGGCCGACTTCGAGCCGCTGGTGCCGAGCACGCTGCGCGTCCCGAACACGAACTTCTACCGCGCGACCGAGCACGCCGACGACTACGCGGCCTACGGGCGCTGGGCCGCCGACCAGATCGAGCAGGCGATCGAGTTCGAGGGCGCGGACACCGTCGCGGCGGTGTTCCTGGAGCCGGTCCAGAACACCGGCGGCTGTTTCGTGCCGCCGCCCGGCTACTTCGCGCGCGTGCGGGAAATCTGCGACAAGCACGACGTGCTGCTGGTCTCCGACGAGGTGATCTGCGCCTTCGGCCGGGTCGGCCACGACTTCGCGGCCAAGCGGTACGGCTACCAGCCCGACATCATCACCACGGCCAAGGGGCTGACGTCGGGGTACGCGCCGCTGGGCGCGGTGCTCGCCAGCGAGCGGCTGATGGAGCCGTTCACGCGCGGCGCGACGACGTTCATGCACGGCTCGACCTACGGCGGGCACCCGGTGTCGTGCGCGGTGGCGCTGGCGAACCTCGACCTGATCGCGCGCGAGGACCTCTACGGGCACGTGCTTTCCCGTGAGACGGCGTTCCGGTCCACTTTGGACAAGCTGCTCGACCTGCCGATCGTCGGCGACGTCCGCGGGGCCGGGTTCTTCTACGGCATCGAGCTGGTGAAGGACAAGGCGACCAAGGAGACCTTCAGCGCCGCGGAGTCCGAGCGGGTGCTGCGGGGGTTCCTGTCGGAGGCGCTGTTCGACGCGGGGCTGTACTGCCGGGCCGACGACCGGGCCGAGCCGGTCGTGCAGCTGTCGCCGCCGCTGGTCTGCGATCAGGCGCAGTTCGACGAGATGGAGCAGATTCTGCGGGACACGCTCACGCGCGCCTGGCAGCTGCTGTAG
- a CDS encoding Lrp/AsnC family transcriptional regulator encodes MIRGVSSQDTPSRPVPPVLDDISRQIIAQLQEDGRRAYATIGKAVGLSEAAVRQRVQRLSDSGVIQIVAVSDPLQVGLFRQAMIAITVDGPLEPVGDALAEMDEIAYVILCAGRYDLLCEAVCADDEALLQLISTRIRALPGVRHAEVMVYLKLRKQTYQWGTRGA; translated from the coding sequence ATGATCCGGGGCGTGAGCAGCCAGGACACCCCGAGCCGGCCCGTGCCGCCGGTGCTCGACGACATCTCGCGGCAGATCATCGCGCAGCTGCAGGAGGACGGCCGGCGCGCCTACGCGACGATCGGCAAGGCGGTCGGGCTGTCGGAGGCGGCGGTGCGGCAGCGGGTGCAGCGGCTGTCGGACTCCGGCGTCATCCAGATCGTCGCCGTCTCGGATCCCTTGCAGGTCGGGCTGTTCCGGCAGGCGATGATCGCGATCACCGTCGACGGCCCGCTCGAGCCGGTCGGCGACGCACTGGCCGAAATGGACGAAATCGCGTACGTGATCCTGTGCGCCGGGCGCTACGACCTGCTCTGCGAAGCGGTCTGCGCGGACGACGAGGCGCTCCTGCAGCTGATCTCGACGCGGATCCGGGCGCTGCCCGGCGTCCGGCACGCCGAGGTCATGGTCTACCTCAAGCTGCGGAAGCAGACCTACCAATGGGGCACTCGCGGAGCGTGA
- a CDS encoding APC family permease, translating into MSHTPAPPLTGAAAAPAGPRTLTRSIGVGGGTLLTLSCVTPASSLFVLVPPLFADLGTGTALAIALAVLLCVGIAFCYSELGTLVPSAGGEYAMVTTVANRFAGWLTFMLSFVVILVVPPIIAIGVAGYLSAVADVDPSVAGALVMLASTVMGLLNLRSNAWITGIFLVIELVAIFVVSLLGFTHTTQSPAVLLEPHLGTSAIGLIAVVSGLAVALFVVQGFSTAVYLAEEMREPRRTVARTVFWTLAISALVILVPVVAITLAVPDAGALAGVDLTALVTGWSTSAVGVAISLCIAAAIVNAVIVMVIQNSRVLYASARDQAWPTPVNRAMSVVGSRFGSPWVATLVTGLSEAVLCFVPVDTLSGVTGVAVVALYLAVAAATLGARRAAHRKPHVWRMPAWPVVPLLAVAALAYVLVEQSALDLGITAGVLLVSALYWWGYLRRRPGRWVVTVPED; encoded by the coding sequence ATGTCCCACACTCCCGCCCCGCCCCTGACCGGTGCCGCCGCCGCGCCCGCCGGGCCGCGCACCCTGACCCGGTCCATCGGCGTCGGCGGCGGCACGCTGCTCACGCTCAGCTGCGTGACCCCCGCGTCGTCGCTGTTCGTCCTCGTGCCCCCGCTGTTCGCCGACCTCGGCACCGGCACCGCGCTCGCCATCGCCCTCGCGGTCCTGCTCTGCGTCGGGATCGCCTTCTGCTACTCGGAACTCGGCACGCTGGTGCCGAGCGCCGGCGGCGAGTACGCGATGGTGACGACCGTCGCGAACCGGTTCGCCGGCTGGCTGACGTTCATGCTGTCGTTCGTCGTCATCCTGGTGGTGCCGCCGATCATCGCGATCGGGGTCGCCGGCTACCTCTCCGCCGTCGCCGACGTGGACCCGTCGGTCGCGGGCGCGCTCGTCATGCTCGCCTCGACCGTGATGGGCCTGCTGAACCTGCGGTCCAACGCCTGGATCACCGGGATCTTCCTGGTCATCGAGCTCGTCGCGATCTTCGTCGTGTCGCTGCTCGGGTTCACCCACACCACGCAGAGCCCGGCCGTGCTGCTCGAGCCGCACCTCGGGACGAGCGCGATCGGCCTGATCGCGGTGGTCAGCGGGCTCGCCGTCGCGTTGTTCGTCGTGCAGGGCTTCAGCACCGCCGTCTACCTGGCCGAGGAGATGCGCGAGCCGCGCAGGACGGTCGCGCGCACCGTCTTCTGGACGCTCGCGATCAGCGCGCTGGTCATCCTCGTGCCGGTCGTCGCGATCACGCTCGCCGTGCCGGACGCCGGCGCGCTCGCCGGCGTGGACCTCACCGCGCTGGTCACCGGCTGGAGCACGTCGGCGGTCGGCGTCGCGATCAGCCTGTGCATCGCGGCGGCGATCGTCAACGCCGTGATCGTGATGGTCATCCAGAACTCGCGCGTGCTCTACGCCTCCGCCCGCGACCAGGCGTGGCCGACGCCGGTGAACCGCGCGATGAGCGTGGTCGGCTCCCGGTTCGGCTCGCCGTGGGTGGCCACGCTCGTGACCGGCCTGTCCGAAGCCGTCCTCTGCTTCGTGCCGGTGGACACGCTCAGCGGCGTCACCGGGGTCGCCGTCGTCGCGCTCTACCTCGCCGTCGCGGCCGCCACGCTCGGTGCGCGCCGGGCGGCGCACCGCAAGCCGCACGTGTGGCGGATGCCGGCCTGGCCGGTGGTGCCGCTGCTCGCCGTCGCCGCGCTGGCCTACGTGCTGGTCGAGCAGAGCGCGCTCGACCTCGGCATCACCGCCGGGGTGCTGCTGGTGTCGGCGCTGTACTGGTGGGGCTACCTGCGCCGGCGTCCCGGGCGCTGGGTCGTGACGGTGCCGGAGGACTAG
- a CDS encoding PPE domain-containing protein: MPEFYSTRHAPTARQRAKAKRVRREQAANEREAAFGRIHWNSYEHRELWDMVQSAEPAKLGEQAHRWAEVARGVDTATGNVHAVVQKLLLSWRGPSAAQAAESVQRLTRWASTAGGNARDVGDGLDAYTAAITEAQRKMPEPVHYWAERWFRAGYAVKRLDGPEGTYLLDELLDDKLPTKKQADQAKAEAVRVMEQYESASHDVRHRLPPEFGTAPAVSAGSDPVRTRVPVAPPGHDPSVPSVPSAPSSGREPGDSTAVASAVPPAFTGAGMPGGGVDGVIGGAGPGGASSSGYGPGVAGIPGVGVPGADALGEGGRAGTGRFGTGTAGFGPGSTGGRGAGPGFGMYPPGQGTRREEDAEHRDKYAAGYDLLDDLPPAYPPVFGE, from the coding sequence ATGCCTGAGTTCTACTCGACGCGTCACGCGCCGACCGCGCGGCAGCGGGCGAAGGCCAAGCGGGTCCGCCGCGAGCAGGCCGCGAACGAGCGGGAAGCCGCGTTCGGCCGGATCCACTGGAACAGCTACGAGCACCGCGAGCTGTGGGACATGGTGCAGTCGGCCGAACCGGCGAAGCTCGGCGAGCAGGCGCACCGGTGGGCGGAGGTGGCCCGGGGCGTCGACACCGCGACCGGGAACGTGCACGCCGTGGTGCAGAAGCTGCTGCTGTCGTGGCGCGGGCCGTCGGCGGCGCAGGCCGCGGAGTCGGTGCAGCGCCTGACCCGCTGGGCGAGCACGGCGGGCGGCAACGCCCGTGACGTCGGCGACGGCCTCGACGCCTACACCGCCGCGATCACCGAAGCCCAGCGGAAGATGCCGGAGCCGGTGCACTACTGGGCCGAGCGGTGGTTCCGGGCGGGATACGCGGTGAAGCGGCTCGACGGGCCGGAAGGCACGTACCTGCTGGACGAGCTGCTCGACGACAAGCTGCCGACGAAGAAGCAGGCGGACCAGGCCAAGGCCGAGGCCGTCCGCGTGATGGAGCAGTACGAGAGCGCGAGCCACGACGTCCGGCACCGTCTCCCGCCGGAGTTCGGCACGGCACCGGCGGTGAGCGCGGGTTCGGATCCCGTGCGCACCCGGGTTCCGGTGGCCCCGCCGGGCCACGATCCGTCGGTGCCTTCGGTTCCCTCGGCGCCGTCGTCCGGCCGCGAGCCGGGCGACTCGACGGCGGTCGCTTCCGCGGTGCCGCCGGCGTTCACCGGGGCCGGGATGCCGGGTGGCGGGGTCGACGGAGTGATCGGCGGTGCCGGGCCGGGCGGCGCTTCGTCGTCCGGCTACGGGCCCGGGGTCGCGGGCATCCCCGGCGTCGGTGTGCCGGGCGCGGACGCGCTCGGGGAAGGCGGCCGGGCCGGCACGGGACGTTTCGGGACGGGCACCGCGGGATTCGGCCCGGGCTCGACGGGCGGCCGTGGAGCGGGGCCGGGCTTCGGCATGTACCCGCCGGGCCAGGGCACGCGACGCGAGGAGGACGCGGAGCACCGCGACAAGTACGCGGCGGGCTACGACCTGCTCGACGACCTGCCACCGGCGTACCCCCCGGTGTTCGGCGAATGA